The DNA window CCCCAACGCGACTCCGCATCGACCGCCGCATCAAACCAGTCATCTTTCTCACGAAAGATGTCACACAGGTTGTCTAGGTTCGAGGGTGGCGTTGTCGCGCAGGCCGACAGCAAAATGATGCATGACAGGAGCAGTAATCGGCAGTGCATCCTCGTCCTCTTACGCTACTGGGTCACAAGTCCTGTGAGGTCATGGACCAATTCATCCATTGGTACAGTACGTTCCGGGGGCGGTCGACGGATATCAAATAGGCCCGCGCGACGGCCCTGTGGATCAATGATAAACAGCTTGCCTGAATGCTGGACATCATAGTTCCCTTGACTCTTCTCAACAAAATAGATCGCGCCCAGCGATTTGGTCAACGGCCGCAAGACGTCGTGCGGCGCCGTCGCGGCGAGAAAGTCCGGATGAAAAAAGCGAATATAGCTGGCCAACCGTTCCGGGCTGTCTCTCTCCGGATCGACCGAGACAAACAACACCCGCCACTGCTTTTTTATCTGCTCTGGCAATTGTTTATAGACACGTGCCAAGTCAGCCAACGTCATCGGGCAGATGTCGGGACAGTGCGTGTAGCCGAAAAAGGCAATCACCCATTTCCCTTTTAAGTCGGTGAGCGACAGCGGCTTGCCGTGACTATCAGTGAGTGTCACTTCTGGTAACTGAGAACGTTCAGCATATAGTTTTACCCATTGTGGCTGAAAGTGCATCGATCGCCACACCGCTTGGCCGAAGAACCAAACGAAAAACAAAATGGGAATCAGTGACACCAACAGTGCTGTTTTGACGTTTTTATTCATGCGGCGCCTCTCATGTAT is part of the Gammaproteobacteria bacterium genome and encodes:
- a CDS encoding SCO family protein, with protein sequence MNKNVKTALLVSLIPILFFVWFFGQAVWRSMHFQPQWVKLYAERSQLPEVTLTDSHGKPLSLTDLKGKWVIAFFGYTHCPDICPMTLADLARVYKQLPEQIKKQWRVLFVSVDPERDSPERLASYIRFFHPDFLAATAPHDVLRPLTKSLGAIYFVEKSQGNYDVQHSGKLFIIDPQGRRAGLFDIRRPPPERTVPMDELVHDLTGLVTQ